The following coding sequences lie in one Capsicum annuum cultivar UCD-10X-F1 chromosome 5, UCD10Xv1.1, whole genome shotgun sequence genomic window:
- the LOC107871714 gene encoding uncharacterized protein LOC107871714: protein MGGGNDFKSVTKKEVVDFIHSNIICRFGIPKIIVTDNAANLNSHLMQEANGVVEAANKNLKKILRKMVQGSRQWHEKLPFALLGYRTTFWTSISATPYLLVYGTKAVIPAEIEIPSLQVVVKAEINEDQSVKPRLEQLILIDEKLLMSVCHGQRYQKRMARAYNKKVCHRYFEVGQLVLRRILPHQIEAKGKFSSN, encoded by the exons atGGGTGGAGGCAACGACTTTAAGTCAGTGACCAAGAAAGaggtggttgattttattcactccaacatcatttgtcggTTTGGCATTCCAAAGATAATTGTCACCGATAATGCTGCAAATCTCaacagtcatttgatgcaagaa GCAAATGGGGTTGtagaagctgccaacaagaacttaaagaaaatacttcGCAAGATGGTACAAGGTTCccgacaatggcatgaaaagttaccttTTGCTTTATTGGGTTATCGTACTACATTTTGGACTTCAATTAGTGCAACTCCTTACTTGTTAGTGTATGGAACTAAAGCAGTTATACCTGCAGAGATTGAGATTCCGTCTCTTCAAGTAGTTGTGAAAGCTGAAATTAATGAAGACCAATCGGTCAAGCCTCGTTTGGAGCAATTAATCTTGATCGATGAAAAACTATTGATGTCGGTTTGTCATGGACAACGATACCAGAAGAGAATGGcacgagcatataacaaaaaggtgtGTCACAgatattttgaagttggtcagttggtactAAGACGCATTCTACCTCATCAGATTGAAGCCAAAGGAAAATTTTCTTCTAATTGA